The Bacillota bacterium genomic interval AGGAGTACTGCATTATCGAGGCGCTGAAAAACAGCCGGGTCGGCCTGATCGACCAGGGAATCGTCTTTGCCGGCAAGAACGTTTACAAAATCAAGGATATCCTGCCGGTGAGCAAGATCTTTGACCGCCTGATCGCCGAGTTCAAGGCGGTATAGGTTTGATAAAAGAACTCCGCAAGCCGGAAGCTTGCGGAACGACATTGGAAAATATTGGGCAACCCCCTTGTGTCAATTGGATTTCTTCGACACTGCGTCTTGAGATTCCTGCCTGAAAATTTGGCCATTTAAAACTTTAGGAACACGCTGGAGGAGGGCGGAGCCGCAAATGCTGTACGAGAGCACCAGAGGCCGCGCCCGGCCCGTGACGGTTTCCGAGGCCATTTTGCAGGGCATTGCGCCGGACGGGGGTCTTTTTGTCCCCGGGTCCCTGCCGGCTTTATCCGTTGATGCGTTCAATGAAGCGGCCTTCCCGGACTACCGGCGGCGGGCGGCCCGCGTCCTGGAACTCTTTCTTACCGACTTCGGCCCAGACGCCATCGCGGCCGGCGTTGCGCAGGCCTACAGCGCGGAGAAGTTTGACGACCCCGGGATCGCTCCGGTCCGCACCGTGGCCCCGGACCTGCACTTCCTGGAACTTTGGCACGGGCCCACCTGCGCTTTCAAAGACATGGCCCTGCAAATCCTCCCCCACCTCCTCATGCGGGCGATGACCGGCACGGGCGAAACCGCCGAAATCATCATTCTGGTCGCCACCTCCGGCGACACCGGCAAGGCCGCCCTGGAGGGGTTCCGGGACGTGCCCGGCACGCGGATCATCGTGTTCTTCCCGGCCGCGGGCGTAAGCGAGATGCAGCGCCTGCAAATGGTCACCCAGGAGGGAAACAACGTGCACGTGGTCGCCGTGCGGGGCAACTTCGACGACACCCAGAGCGGCGTGAAGGCCCTTTTTACCGACCCGGCGGTCAACGACACCCTGCACCGGCACGGACGCCGGTTTTCTTCGGCCAACTCGATCAACTGGGGCCGGTTGGCCCCCCAGATCGTGTACTATTATTCGGCCTACCTCGACCTTTCGAACCGCGGGGCGGTCAGCCCCGGGCAGGCCGTGAACTTCGTGGTCCCCACCGGCAACTTCGGCAACATCCTGGCCGGTTTCTACGCCGGGCGCATGGGCCTGCCGGTGCGCCGCCTGATTTGCGCGGCCAACCGCAACAATGTGCTCACCGACTTCATCCGCACCGGCACCTACGACCGGAACCGGCCTTTCCACCGGACGATCTCACCGTCCATGGACATCCTGATCTCCAGCAACCTGGAGCGACTGCTTTACGAACTGACGGGCCGAAACGCCCCGCAGGTGGACGGCTGGATGGCCGAACTCCGGGAGTCGGGCCGCTACCGGGTCGATGAGGGCACCCGGGAGCGAGTTGCCGACCATTTCTGGTCGGACTTCGCGGACGAGGACGAGACCGAGGCCGAAATCGGGGCCGTCTGGCGGGACCACCGTTACCTCATCGATACCCACACGGCGGTGGGCAAAGCCGTGCTGAACA includes:
- the thrC gene encoding threonine synthase; translated protein: MLYESTRGRARPVTVSEAILQGIAPDGGLFVPGSLPALSVDAFNEAAFPDYRRRAARVLELFLTDFGPDAIAAGVAQAYSAEKFDDPGIAPVRTVAPDLHFLELWHGPTCAFKDMALQILPHLLMRAMTGTGETAEIIILVATSGDTGKAALEGFRDVPGTRIIVFFPAAGVSEMQRLQMVTQEGNNVHVVAVRGNFDDTQSGVKALFTDPAVNDTLHRHGRRFSSANSINWGRLAPQIVYYYSAYLDLSNRGAVSPGQAVNFVVPTGNFGNILAGFYAGRMGLPVRRLICAANRNNVLTDFIRTGTYDRNRPFHRTISPSMDILISSNLERLLYELTGRNAPQVDGWMAELRESGRYRVDEGTRERVADHFWSDFADEDETEAEIGAVWRDHRYLIDTHTAVGKAVLNKYRTATGDHTPAVVVSTASPFKFNQAVARALLGRDAAAGRSEFELLEALAAFTGLEIPTGLRGLDKKPVRHARVVGKAEMKQAVLDILAF